The Halobacterium litoreum genome includes a region encoding these proteins:
- a CDS encoding archaeal proteasome endopeptidase complex subunit alpha, with amino-acid sequence MQGTDQRAYDRGTTIFSPDGRLYQVEYAREAVKQGAPVVGVRGEDSVVLAAHAAERSALAVDGDAEKVATVDGHVAVAGAGHAADTRQLVDLARQRAQQERVRYGERAPVAELGTVVADHLQEYTQTGGARPYGTALLVAGHDGAPGLVEIDPSGATREWRADAVGRNASVAREQFEDDYEEELSADGALALALAGLDAAVDDLSVADVDATLVTDDGHERVEEQRLRAVRGS; translated from the coding sequence ATGCAGGGCACCGACCAGCGGGCGTACGACCGCGGGACGACCATCTTCTCGCCGGACGGCCGGCTCTACCAGGTCGAGTACGCCCGCGAAGCGGTCAAACAGGGCGCGCCCGTGGTCGGCGTCAGAGGCGAGGACAGCGTCGTGCTCGCGGCTCACGCGGCCGAGCGCTCCGCACTCGCCGTCGATGGGGACGCCGAGAAGGTCGCCACGGTGGACGGCCACGTCGCGGTGGCGGGCGCGGGCCACGCCGCCGACACCCGCCAACTGGTGGATTTGGCTCGCCAGCGTGCCCAGCAGGAGCGCGTCCGGTACGGCGAGCGCGCGCCCGTCGCCGAACTCGGAACGGTCGTCGCCGACCACCTCCAGGAGTACACGCAGACCGGCGGCGCGCGCCCGTACGGCACGGCCTTGCTCGTCGCGGGTCACGACGGCGCGCCCGGCCTCGTGGAAATCGACCCGTCGGGCGCGACCCGCGAGTGGCGCGCCGACGCCGTCGGTCGGAACGCGAGCGTCGCCCGCGAGCAATTCGAGGACGACTACGAAGAAGAACTGAGCGCCGACGGCGCGCTGGCGCTCGCGCTCGCCGGCCTCGACGCGGCGGTAGACGACCTCTCGGTCGCCGACGTGGACGCGACGCTCGTGACCGACGACGGCCACGAGCGCGTCGAGGAACAGCGACTGCGGGCGGTGCGCGGGAGTTAA
- a CDS encoding M20 family metallopeptidase: MSELTDLTERLVSIPSHEDETQAGDAIESWLRDETEANVTRDDAGNVRAWRNESADAPSLAFVGHHDVVPPDDSQTADGGEYVVYRDDGRLHGRGTADMKGAVAAMLLAFREADPDRPLGFASFVGEEVGGEGARFAIEGGFDPDYALVGEGSTGYSADGVLDVAVAHKGRRASTVTAAGTSAHASEPEAGENAVYRACDAVDVIRDLDAPSADVLGETLSGSVAVTEIDGGTAWNVIPDECAVTVDERTVPGERADLASVEDIAGVSWAVDQDLPPMACDDEAFADAAVAAVRAEQDGAGERVSKPHATDAGWLADAGVTCLVCGPAEPGEAHTATESVSVDVLGRCRRVYERVAER, encoded by the coding sequence GTGTCCGAACTCACCGACCTGACCGAGCGCCTCGTCTCGATTCCGAGCCACGAAGACGAGACGCAGGCGGGAGACGCCATCGAGTCGTGGCTCCGCGACGAGACGGAAGCCAACGTCACCCGGGACGACGCCGGCAACGTCCGCGCGTGGCGAAACGAGAGCGCCGACGCCCCGTCGCTCGCGTTCGTCGGCCACCACGACGTGGTGCCGCCGGACGACTCGCAGACTGCCGACGGCGGCGAGTACGTCGTCTACCGCGACGACGGTCGCCTCCACGGCCGCGGCACCGCCGACATGAAGGGCGCCGTCGCCGCGATGCTGTTGGCGTTCCGCGAGGCCGACCCCGACCGCCCGCTCGGGTTCGCGTCGTTCGTCGGCGAGGAAGTCGGCGGCGAGGGCGCGCGCTTCGCCATCGAGGGCGGCTTCGACCCGGACTACGCGCTCGTCGGCGAGGGGTCGACCGGCTACTCCGCCGACGGTGTGCTCGACGTGGCCGTCGCGCACAAGGGGCGGCGCGCCAGCACCGTCACCGCGGCGGGGACGAGCGCGCACGCCAGCGAGCCCGAGGCCGGCGAGAACGCCGTCTACCGGGCCTGCGACGCGGTGGACGTGATTCGCGACCTCGACGCACCGAGCGCCGACGTACTCGGCGAGACGCTGTCCGGGAGCGTCGCGGTCACCGAAATCGACGGCGGGACGGCGTGGAACGTGATTCCCGACGAGTGTGCGGTGACCGTCGACGAACGAACCGTCCCCGGCGAGCGCGCGGACCTCGCGAGTGTCGAAGACATCGCGGGCGTCTCGTGGGCGGTCGACCAGGACCTCCCGCCGATGGCCTGCGACGACGAAGCGTTCGCGGACGCCGCCGTCGCCGCCGTGCGCGCCGAACAGGACGGCGCCGGCGAGCGCGTCAGCAAACCCCACGCCACCGACGCCGGGTGGCTCGCCGACGCGGGCGTGACGTGTCTCGTCTGCGGGCCCGCCGAACCCGGGGAAGCCCACACCGCCACCGAGAGCGTCTCGGTCGACGTGCTCGGGCGGTGTCGTCGCGTGTACGAGCGCGTCGCCGAGCGGTGA
- a CDS encoding DUF7347 domain-containing protein encodes MPESNPSRVGPGDALDATPGREVDAQTWVAEAAEDGAPAASDAFQTLASDVRLAVLVHLLRAERDGASPTFSDLQSAVGSDSSARFAYHLRQLDGHFVRKAGDGYELTRAGRRAAEAVLAGTFTSNDSRRAS; translated from the coding sequence ATGCCCGAGTCGAACCCCTCCCGCGTCGGTCCGGGCGACGCCCTCGACGCGACCCCGGGCCGCGAGGTCGACGCCCAGACGTGGGTCGCCGAGGCCGCCGAAGACGGTGCGCCAGCGGCCAGCGACGCCTTCCAGACGCTCGCCAGCGACGTGCGCCTCGCGGTGCTCGTCCACCTCCTGCGGGCCGAACGCGACGGCGCGTCGCCGACGTTCTCGGACCTCCAGTCGGCGGTCGGGTCCGACAGCTCCGCGCGGTTCGCGTACCACCTCCGGCAACTCGACGGCCACTTCGTCCGGAAAGCGGGCGACGGCTACGAACTGACGCGCGCCGGCCGCCGCGCCGCCGAGGCCGTGCTCGCCGGCACGTTCACGTCGAACGACTCGCGTCGGGCGAGTTAA
- a CDS encoding GNAT family N-acetyltransferase, with the protein MPGPVFLSGESVTLRPTEREDLPAIREWMNDPGVWRPALDAKPMNADLGEEYFERVLTTEDDVHVTVCADDEPVGHASLTTSEYGPTATDRARSVELAYHLGSDHHGNGYGSEAAELLVQYAFEDWNMRRVFARAGAFNDASMGLLESLGFQREGRRRQAAYYRGDYYDMVLYGLLREEWDGV; encoded by the coding sequence ATGCCCGGTCCCGTCTTCCTGTCCGGCGAATCGGTGACCCTCCGACCGACCGAGCGCGAGGACCTCCCCGCGATTCGGGAGTGGATGAACGACCCCGGCGTGTGGCGTCCCGCACTGGACGCGAAGCCGATGAACGCCGACCTCGGCGAGGAGTACTTCGAGCGCGTTCTCACGACGGAGGACGACGTACACGTGACTGTCTGTGCGGACGACGAGCCGGTCGGGCACGCGAGCCTGACGACGAGCGAGTACGGACCGACGGCGACCGACCGCGCCCGGAGCGTCGAACTCGCGTACCACCTCGGTTCCGACCACCACGGGAACGGGTACGGGAGCGAGGCCGCGGAACTGCTCGTGCAGTACGCCTTCGAGGACTGGAACATGCGCCGGGTGTTCGCTCGCGCCGGCGCGTTCAACGACGCCTCGATGGGGCTGCTCGAATCGCTGGGGTTCCAGCGCGAGGGTCGCCGCCGGCAGGCCGCGTACTACCGCGGCGACTACTACGACATGGTGCTGTACGGCCTGCTTCGCGAGGAGTGGGACGGCGTCTAG
- a CDS encoding carboxypeptidase M32 codes for MATEATQEAPEAYDALLDHYETISNINGASGILSWDQEVMMPEGGTPARSKQKSALSSVSHDLLTEEQVGEWLDELADADLTGEQEAVVREIRRQYERADRVPSDLVAEISEKTSEAHPKWKEAREEDDFSIFAPVLEDLIELKKEYANHIDPDADPYEVLFADYEPYLDLETAEQVLERLRDELVPLIDDIRESDAELADPFTGEFDVDTQEDLARDVLDTLGYDWEHGRLDTAPHPFSSGNQFDARVTTRFDPEKPVDAFMSTIHEFGHARYTLGLPRDQFGSPLGESRDLTVHESQSRLWENHVGRSRVFWEKFLPAVKERFPQVEGTPEEAYEAANEVHENNLIRVEADELTYHMHIVVRFEIERELIEGDLDVEDVPEVWNDKYEEYLGIRPENDAEGCLQDIHWSHGSFGYFPTYSLGSVLAAQIYDALVEDVGDVDEKVRDGDFDVIADWLESNVHSHGARYTTPELIEEATGKAFTADYFLDYATEKYTELYDL; via the coding sequence ATGGCGACAGAGGCCACACAGGAGGCCCCCGAGGCGTACGACGCCCTCCTCGACCACTACGAGACGATTTCGAACATCAACGGCGCGAGCGGCATCCTCTCCTGGGACCAGGAAGTGATGATGCCCGAGGGCGGCACGCCCGCGCGTTCCAAGCAGAAGTCCGCGCTCTCCTCCGTCTCCCACGACCTGCTCACCGAGGAGCAGGTCGGGGAGTGGCTGGACGAACTCGCGGACGCCGACCTCACCGGCGAGCAGGAAGCCGTCGTCCGCGAGATTCGACGCCAGTACGAGCGCGCCGACCGCGTCCCCAGCGACCTCGTCGCCGAAATCTCGGAGAAGACCTCCGAAGCCCACCCGAAGTGGAAGGAAGCCCGCGAGGAAGACGACTTCTCCATCTTCGCTCCGGTCCTCGAAGACCTCATCGAACTGAAAAAGGAGTACGCGAACCACATCGACCCGGACGCCGACCCCTACGAGGTCCTGTTCGCGGACTACGAGCCGTACCTCGACCTCGAAACCGCGGAGCAGGTGCTCGAACGCCTGCGCGACGAACTCGTCCCGCTCATCGACGACATCCGCGAGAGCGACGCCGAACTCGCGGACCCGTTCACGGGCGAATTCGACGTCGACACCCAGGAGGACCTCGCGCGGGACGTGCTCGACACGCTCGGCTACGACTGGGAGCACGGCCGCCTCGACACCGCCCCGCACCCGTTCTCGTCGGGGAACCAGTTCGACGCCCGCGTCACCACGCGCTTCGACCCGGAGAAGCCCGTGGACGCCTTCATGTCCACGATTCACGAGTTCGGCCACGCGCGCTACACGCTCGGCCTGCCCCGCGACCAGTTCGGCAGCCCGCTCGGCGAGTCCCGGGACCTCACCGTCCACGAGTCCCAGAGCCGCCTCTGGGAGAACCACGTCGGCCGCAGTCGCGTCTTCTGGGAGAAGTTCCTGCCCGCCGTCAAAGAGCGCTTCCCGCAGGTCGAGGGCACCCCCGAAGAGGCCTACGAGGCCGCCAACGAGGTCCACGAGAACAACCTCATCCGCGTCGAAGCGGACGAACTCACCTACCACATGCACATCGTGGTGCGCTTCGAAATCGAGCGCGAACTCATCGAGGGCGACCTCGACGTGGAGGACGTGCCCGAGGTCTGGAACGACAAGTACGAGGAGTACCTCGGCATCCGCCCCGAGAACGACGCGGAGGGCTGCCTGCAGGACATCCACTGGAGCCACGGCTCCTTCGGCTACTTCCCGACGTACTCGCTCGGTAGCGTGCTCGCCGCCCAGATTTACGACGCACTCGTCGAGGACGTGGGCGACGTGGACGAGAAGGTCCGCGACGGCGACTTCGACGTCATCGCAGACTGGCTGGAATCGAACGTCCACAGCCACGGCGCGCGCTACACCACCCCCGAACTCATCGAGGAAGCCACGGGCAAGGCGTTCACCGCCGACTACTTCCTCGACTACGCCACCGAGAAGTACACGGAACTCTACGACCTGTAG
- a CDS encoding PINc/VapC family ATPase: MNVVPDTSVVVDGRISQRVEDGEYEGATIYVPEAVVGEVEAQANSGRQTGWDALEELQRLVELADDGRVEVHYVGERADEDDIKRASAGAIDAIIRDVAAEYDAVFVTSDIVQAEVAKGKGIEVEFLEPLEHELGELAIEEYFDDLTMSVHLKPGMVAMAKRGEVGEVEYQPIGDEELDVETVKEYAGEIISTAKRADDAFVELSEEGMTIAQVRDMRIAISEPPFSEQIEITAVRPIVKTTMDDYEHADELRDRLLERDRGVLIAGAPGAGKSTFAQAVAEFLSDAGNVVKTMEKPRDLQLDENVTQYTELGGEMSKTADSLLMVRPDYTIYDEVRKTDDFEVFADMRLAGVGMVGVVHATRPIDALQRLVGRVELGMIPQIVDTVVYIEEGDVETVYDVTTEVKVPEGLMEEDLARPVIQVRDFSTGTPAYEIYTFNRQVVTVPLDENDGSTDSGVDRLAKQEVEREIQAATRGPVEVDIRGPNEAVVYVSDDDISHVIGKGGGRIADIENRLGINIDVRTLDERPGQPAGTQGASGTGDGAEESGQIVTPEITSRHIILPLSGDRSGETVEVQADGEYLFTATVGRGGDIKVSRGSAIAEELERAIDAERMVSVVPNE, encoded by the coding sequence ATGAACGTCGTTCCTGACACGAGCGTCGTCGTCGACGGCCGCATCTCGCAGCGCGTCGAGGACGGCGAGTACGAGGGGGCCACGATATACGTCCCCGAGGCCGTGGTCGGCGAGGTCGAAGCACAGGCGAACAGCGGGCGGCAGACCGGCTGGGACGCCCTCGAAGAACTCCAGCGACTCGTGGAGTTGGCGGACGACGGGCGCGTGGAGGTTCACTACGTCGGGGAGCGCGCCGACGAGGACGACATCAAGCGCGCGTCGGCGGGCGCCATCGACGCCATCATCCGGGACGTGGCGGCGGAGTACGACGCGGTGTTCGTCACGAGCGACATCGTGCAGGCCGAGGTGGCGAAGGGGAAGGGCATCGAGGTGGAGTTCCTCGAACCGCTCGAACACGAACTCGGCGAACTCGCCATCGAGGAGTACTTCGACGACCTGACGATGTCCGTCCACCTGAAGCCGGGGATGGTGGCGATGGCGAAGCGCGGCGAGGTCGGCGAAGTCGAGTACCAGCCAATCGGCGACGAGGAACTGGACGTGGAGACGGTCAAGGAGTACGCGGGCGAGATTATTTCGACGGCGAAGCGCGCGGACGACGCGTTCGTGGAACTCTCCGAGGAGGGGATGACCATCGCGCAGGTCCGTGACATGCGCATCGCCATCTCCGAGCCGCCGTTCTCGGAGCAGATCGAGATTACGGCGGTGCGGCCCATCGTGAAGACGACGATGGACGACTACGAGCACGCCGACGAACTCCGGGACCGCCTGCTGGAGCGCGACCGCGGCGTGCTCATCGCGGGCGCGCCGGGCGCCGGGAAGTCGACGTTCGCGCAGGCCGTCGCGGAGTTCCTCTCGGACGCCGGGAACGTCGTGAAGACGATGGAGAAACCCCGCGACCTGCAGTTGGACGAGAACGTCACGCAGTACACGGAACTCGGCGGCGAAATGTCGAAGACCGCCGACAGTCTGCTGATGGTGCGCCCGGACTACACCATCTACGACGAGGTGCGGAAGACCGACGACTTCGAGGTGTTCGCGGACATGCGCCTCGCGGGCGTCGGGATGGTCGGCGTCGTCCACGCCACCCGGCCCATCGACGCGCTCCAGCGCCTCGTCGGCCGGGTCGAACTCGGCATGATTCCGCAGATCGTGGACACCGTCGTCTACATCGAGGAGGGCGACGTGGAGACCGTCTACGACGTGACGACCGAGGTGAAGGTGCCCGAGGGCCTGATGGAAGAAGACCTCGCCCGGCCCGTCATTCAGGTTCGGGACTTCTCGACCGGCACGCCGGCCTACGAGATTTACACGTTCAACCGCCAGGTCGTCACCGTGCCCCTCGACGAGAACGACGGGAGCACGGACTCGGGGGTCGACCGCCTCGCGAAACAGGAGGTCGAGCGAGAGATTCAGGCCGCCACGCGCGGCCCCGTGGAAGTCGACATCCGCGGGCCGAACGAGGCAGTCGTCTACGTCTCCGACGACGACATCAGTCACGTCATCGGGAAGGGCGGCGGGCGCATCGCGGACATCGAGAACCGACTCGGCATCAACATCGACGTGCGCACGCTCGACGAGCGCCCGGGCCAGCCCGCGGGCACGCAGGGTGCGAGTGGCACCGGCGACGGCGCCGAGGAGTCCGGCCAAATCGTGACGCCGGAAATCACGAGCCGGCACATCATCCTCCCGCTGTCCGGCGACCGCTCCGGAGAGACGGTGGAGGTGCAGGCGGACGGCGAGTATCTGTTCACGGCGACGGTCGGGCGCGGCGGCGACATCAAGGTCTCGCGCGGGTCGGCCATCGCGGAGGAACTGGAGCGCGCCATCGACGCCGAGCGCATGGTGTCGGTCGTTCCCAACGAGTAG
- a CDS encoding UvrD-helicase domain-containing protein encodes MTDSEPEVTRLFGGPGSGKTTALLDHVEEILEDDDVSVRDILVVSYTRAAAAEIRERLAERLDMNPRSLRGNVATMHAKAYELLGLSRNDVVGEDDKEKFCEEYGIPFEDEYASGSRRTARSTTLGNKVIATSQWLQRTRRDVADWYDVPFRWNDEEVRLPPDIDDNAQTGNKYTPTWPSSDDRYDIPEAIRAWRSYKGENELVGFADMLERVKQRSLLPNVEYLVIDEFQDITSLQYDVYEEWRPHMERVLIAGDDDQVVYAWQGADPKLLLDTKVTDDRVLPNSYRLPSEVLQVVQQEIGHIETRQEKDLKPRKEGGSVEAIDSPSMLDLVRNVRRTIESTEDDTVMVLFRARYQLFDFVDEFIGEGIPFKALTDQRMWTDRLQQYISAVEALENDESIDGLQARRLMDMLQDSAFGTRERSDLREAIDEAQGEDTDLTDLTFTADFIRDYVPFVPGPSAAADMLRKVTRYQRRSIDAYFQGDYRGMDPDRVRVGTIHSAKGREADHVFLATDLTEKVVEQMAATADPEDVPEDIEFTSKTSPVPILTDNERRVFYVGMSRARERLVMLQNLIGGAPTLPIDVLLYGEQTGQTLEEALEADTPVQLP; translated from the coding sequence ATGACGGACTCGGAGCCGGAAGTTACGCGGCTGTTCGGTGGTCCGGGGAGCGGGAAGACGACGGCGCTCCTCGACCACGTCGAGGAAATTCTCGAAGACGACGACGTCTCGGTTCGTGACATCCTCGTCGTGTCCTACACCCGCGCTGCGGCGGCCGAGATCCGGGAGCGGCTCGCCGAGCGCCTCGACATGAACCCGCGCTCGCTGCGCGGAAACGTCGCGACGATGCACGCGAAAGCCTACGAACTGCTCGGGCTGTCGCGCAACGACGTCGTCGGCGAGGACGACAAGGAGAAGTTCTGCGAGGAGTACGGCATCCCCTTCGAGGACGAGTACGCCTCGGGCTCCCGCCGGACGGCGCGCTCGACCACCCTCGGTAACAAGGTCATCGCCACCTCGCAGTGGCTCCAGCGGACGCGACGCGACGTCGCGGACTGGTACGACGTGCCGTTCCGCTGGAACGACGAGGAGGTCCGCCTCCCCCCGGACATCGACGACAACGCCCAGACCGGGAACAAGTACACGCCGACGTGGCCGTCGAGCGACGACCGCTACGACATCCCCGAAGCGATTCGCGCGTGGCGCTCGTACAAGGGCGAGAACGAACTCGTCGGCTTCGCGGACATGCTCGAGCGCGTGAAACAGCGCTCGCTGCTCCCGAACGTTGAGTACCTGGTCATCGACGAGTTCCAGGACATCACGAGCCTGCAGTACGACGTCTACGAGGAGTGGCGCCCGCACATGGAGCGCGTGCTCATCGCGGGCGACGACGACCAGGTCGTGTACGCGTGGCAGGGCGCGGACCCGAAGCTCCTGCTCGACACGAAGGTGACCGACGACCGCGTCCTCCCGAACTCCTATCGTCTGCCCTCGGAGGTACTGCAGGTCGTCCAACAGGAAATCGGGCACATCGAGACGCGACAGGAGAAAGACCTGAAACCCCGCAAGGAGGGCGGGAGCGTCGAGGCCATCGACAGTCCGTCGATGCTCGACCTGGTGCGGAACGTCCGACGCACCATCGAGTCCACCGAGGACGACACGGTGATGGTGTTGTTCCGCGCTCGCTACCAACTGTTCGACTTCGTGGACGAGTTCATCGGCGAGGGCATCCCCTTCAAGGCGCTCACCGACCAGCGCATGTGGACGGACCGGCTCCAGCAGTACATCTCCGCCGTGGAGGCCCTGGAGAACGACGAGTCCATCGACGGCCTGCAGGCCCGACGCCTGATGGACATGCTCCAGGACTCGGCGTTCGGCACGCGGGAGCGCAGCGACCTCCGCGAGGCCATCGACGAGGCCCAGGGCGAGGACACGGACCTCACCGACCTGACGTTCACCGCGGACTTCATCCGGGACTACGTGCCGTTCGTGCCGGGGCCGTCGGCGGCCGCCGACATGCTCCGGAAGGTCACGCGCTACCAGCGCCGCAGCATCGACGCGTACTTCCAGGGCGACTACCGCGGGATGGACCCGGACCGCGTGCGCGTCGGCACCATCCACTCCGCGAAGGGCCGCGAGGCCGACCACGTGTTCCTCGCGACCGACCTCACGGAGAAGGTCGTCGAGCAGATGGCGGCCACCGCGGACCCCGAGGACGTGCCCGAGGACATCGAGTTCACGAGCAAGACGAGCCCGGTGCCGATTCTGACGGACAACGAGCGCCGCGTGTTCTACGTCGGGATGAGCCGCGCCCGCGAGCGCCTGGTGATGCTCCAGAACCTCATCGGCGGCGCGCCGACGCTCCCCATCGACGTGTTGCTGTACGGCGAGCAGACGGGCCAGACCCTGGAGGAGGCCCTCGAAGCCGACACGCCGGTCCAGCTCCCGTGA
- a CDS encoding DUF7563 family protein: protein MPECQNCGSFVTDAYARVFTPNEHGAPRVCPNCEDKIRDGAEVREARSTRRT, encoded by the coding sequence ATGCCGGAGTGTCAGAACTGCGGGTCGTTCGTCACTGACGCGTACGCGAGAGTATTCACGCCGAACGAACACGGCGCGCCCCGCGTCTGTCCGAACTGCGAAGACAAGATTCGGGACGGCGCCGAGGTACGGGAAGCGCGTTCGACGCGACGCACGTAA
- a CDS encoding Ntn hydrolase family protein: MRQTPQATDRTPESPTAEPARGDRRPLHERDPSLVDTGDADGQVAETGTTVVGVTTEDAAVLAADKRASVSGGRFVTNKDTQKVEAVHPTAAAALSGTVGHIQQFVRVLRSEARLYEDRRGDPPSLDALSTLAGGILGSSPLAVSPLLGGVDEDGPQVVTLDGGGGVLTDDYAAGGSGMQLAYGVLEREYEPGLAVDAARSVAARAVGSASERDTASGDGVTVATVTSEGVELDDYDAASEVA; encoded by the coding sequence GTGAGACAGACACCGCAAGCGACCGACCGCACCCCCGAATCGCCCACCGCGGAACCGGCCCGCGGCGACCGCCGACCGCTCCACGAGCGCGACCCGAGCCTCGTCGATACGGGCGACGCCGACGGACAGGTCGCCGAGACGGGGACGACCGTCGTCGGCGTCACCACCGAGGACGCCGCCGTGCTCGCCGCGGACAAGCGCGCGAGCGTCAGCGGCGGTCGGTTCGTCACGAACAAGGACACCCAGAAGGTCGAAGCCGTCCACCCGACCGCGGCCGCCGCGCTCTCGGGCACCGTCGGCCACATCCAGCAGTTCGTGCGCGTCCTGCGCTCCGAGGCGCGCCTCTACGAGGACCGGCGCGGCGACCCGCCGAGCCTCGACGCGCTCTCGACGCTCGCGGGCGGCATCCTCGGGTCGTCGCCGCTCGCGGTCTCCCCCCTGCTCGGCGGTGTGGACGAGGACGGCCCGCAGGTCGTCACGCTCGACGGCGGCGGCGGCGTCCTCACCGACGACTACGCCGCCGGCGGGAGCGGGATGCAACTCGCGTACGGCGTCCTCGAACGCGAGTACGAACCCGGCCTCGCCGTGGACGCGGCCCGCAGCGTCGCGGCGCGCGCCGTCGGGAGCGCGAGCGAGCGCGACACCGCCAGCGGCGACGGCGTCACCGTCGCCACCGTCACCAGCGAGGGCGTCGAACTCGACGACTACGACGCGGCCTCGGAGGTGGCCTGA
- a CDS encoding carboxypeptidase M32 translates to MATEPPETDAYDELEDRTKRLAYLGDARGVLAWDQRVMMPEGGAPARGKQLSALSTVHHDLLTDDEVAGWLDELEDRELGDDEQVTVREMRRQYERADSVPSDLVAELTETQSDAQQVWEDAKADADFSQFAPVLDDLRELHTERVEHIDPDTNPYEVMFEDGEPYLPLERVEEIFDTLREELVPLIADLKDSDTEFTSPFSGEYDDDTQMELCREIVDHLGYDWNRGRLDTAPHPFMVGPQFDARITTRFAADDPLGAVMSTIHEFGHASYQHGLRDDQYGLPLGQSRSSGVHESQSRFWENHVGRTEAFWEYATPIVNEHLDADADPRDVYEAVNRIYPENKIRVEADELTYHMHIILRADVEKAFVGGDLDVADVPERWNDLMDDYLGVRPEDDAEGCLQDIHWSGGFASFQNYTVGSVFAAQLDAAMREDLDVDDLVREGEFGPIREWLTEHVHEHGQRYTTDELIEVATGEPLTADYFVEYAREKFGDLYDV, encoded by the coding sequence ATGGCCACGGAACCGCCCGAGACGGACGCCTACGACGAACTCGAAGACCGAACGAAGCGACTCGCGTACCTCGGGGACGCTCGGGGCGTGCTGGCGTGGGACCAGCGCGTGATGATGCCCGAAGGCGGCGCGCCCGCCCGCGGGAAGCAACTTTCGGCGCTGTCGACGGTCCACCACGACCTGCTCACCGACGACGAGGTGGCGGGGTGGCTGGACGAACTCGAAGACCGGGAACTGGGCGACGACGAGCAGGTGACGGTGCGGGAGATGCGCCGGCAGTACGAGCGCGCGGACAGCGTGCCCAGCGACCTCGTCGCGGAACTCACGGAGACCCAGAGCGACGCCCAGCAGGTGTGGGAGGACGCGAAGGCCGACGCCGACTTCTCGCAGTTCGCGCCCGTGCTCGACGACCTGCGCGAACTCCACACCGAGCGCGTCGAACACATCGACCCGGACACTAACCCCTACGAGGTGATGTTCGAGGACGGCGAACCCTACCTCCCGCTCGAACGCGTCGAGGAGATTTTCGACACGCTCCGCGAGGAACTCGTCCCGCTGATTGCGGACCTGAAGGACAGCGACACGGAGTTTACGTCGCCGTTCTCGGGGGAGTACGACGACGACACGCAGATGGAACTCTGCCGCGAAATCGTCGACCACCTCGGCTACGACTGGAACCGCGGTCGCCTCGACACGGCACCCCACCCCTTCATGGTGGGGCCGCAGTTCGACGCGCGCATCACCACGCGGTTCGCGGCCGACGACCCGCTCGGCGCGGTGATGAGTACGATTCACGAGTTCGGGCACGCGTCCTACCAGCACGGCCTCCGGGACGACCAGTACGGCCTGCCGCTCGGCCAGTCCCGGTCGTCGGGCGTCCACGAGTCCCAGTCGCGGTTCTGGGAGAACCACGTCGGGCGCACCGAGGCGTTCTGGGAGTACGCGACGCCAATCGTGAACGAGCACCTCGACGCGGACGCCGACCCGCGGGACGTGTACGAGGCGGTCAACCGCATCTACCCGGAGAACAAGATTCGCGTGGAGGCCGACGAACTCACCTACCACATGCACATCATCCTCCGGGCGGACGTGGAGAAGGCGTTCGTCGGCGGCGACCTCGACGTGGCTGACGTGCCCGAGCGCTGGAACGACCTGATGGACGACTACCTCGGTGTGCGCCCGGAGGACGACGCCGAGGGCTGCCTGCAGGACATCCACTGGTCGGGCGGGTTCGCGTCCTTCCAGAACTACACCGTCGGGAGCGTGTTCGCCGCCCAACTGGACGCGGCGATGCGCGAGGACCTCGACGTGGACGACCTCGTGCGCGAAGGCGAGTTCGGGCCGATTCGCGAGTGGCTCACCGAGCACGTCCACGAGCACGGCCAGCGCTACACCACCGACGAACTCATCGAGGTGGCGACCGGCGAACCGCTGACCGCGGACTACTTCGTCGAGTACGCCCGCGAGAAGTTCGGCGACCTGTACGACGTTTAG
- a CDS encoding HVO_0416 family zinc finger protein has product MSSAQTPDDSLLDEFLEDRGHDTQTWERSYNKKQCPECGGLHDVNATDCGVCGWTP; this is encoded by the coding sequence ATGTCGAGCGCACAGACTCCGGACGACTCCCTGCTGGACGAGTTCCTCGAAGACCGCGGGCACGACACGCAGACCTGGGAACGAAGCTACAACAAAAAGCAGTGTCCGGAGTGTGGCGGCCTCCACGACGTAAACGCGACAGACTGCGGCGTCTGCGGCTGGACGCCGTAG